A genomic window from Panthera tigris isolate Pti1 chromosome B4, P.tigris_Pti1_mat1.1, whole genome shotgun sequence includes:
- the LOC102962922 gene encoding malignant T-cell-amplified sequence 1, which produces MFKKFDEKENVSNCIQLKTSVIKGIKNQLIEQFPGIEPWLNQILPKKDPVKIVRCHEHIEILTVNGELLFFRQREGPFYPTLRLLHKYPFILPHQQVDKGAIKFVLSGANIMCPGLTSPGAKLYPAAVDTVVAIMAEGKQHALCVGVMKMSAEDIEKVNKGIGIENIHYLNDGLWHMKTYK; this is translated from the coding sequence ATGTTCAAGAAATTTGACGAGAAAGAAAATGTGTCGAACTGCATCCAGTTGAAAACCTCCGTTATTAAGGGCATTAAGAACCAGTTGATAGAGCAATTTCCAGGTATTGAACCATGGCTTAATCAGATCTTGCCTAAGAAAGATCCGGTCAAAATAGTGCGATGCCACGAACACATAGAGATCCTTACGGTAAACGGAGAGTTACTGTTCTTTAGACAAAGAGAAGGCCCTTTTTATCCGACCCTGAGGCTACTGCACAAATACCCTTTCATCCTGCCGCACCAGCAGGTCGATAAAGGAGCCATCAAGTTTGTACTCAGTGGAGCCAATATCATGTGTCCAGGCTTAACCTCTCCGGGAGCTAAGCTCTACCCGGCCGCGGTAGATACGGTTGTGGCAATCATGGCCGAGGGGAAGCAGCATGCGCTGTGTGTCGGGGTCATGAAGATGTCCGCAGAGGATATTGAGAAAGTCAACAAAGGCATCGGCATCGAGAACATCCATTACCTAAACGACGGGCTGTGGCACATGAAGACCTACAAATGA